A DNA window from Solanum lycopersicum chromosome 3, SLM_r2.1 contains the following coding sequences:
- the LOC101254582 gene encoding uncharacterized protein isoform X2, whose amino-acid sequence MVQLMRTTMEESPELQWHKGKNAAVKLEFEDALDEAYGPLSKRSKLSSSSLQQQLVVEADGFPVPPSQYNPLDEPSPLGLRLRKSPSLLDLIQMKLSQGNNAKVGNQGKKEQKGNSGTIEKLKASNFPATVLRIGSWEYKSRYEGDLVAKCYFAKHKLVWEVLDGGLKNKIEIQWSDIMGLKANYPDDGPGTLDVVLSRQPLFFRETNPQPRKHTLWQATSDFTGGQASMHKRHYLQIPQGLLGKHFEKLIQCDPRLNFLSQQPEIILDSPHFETRISVFEDPNVCESEFNLNNERSPPFLNLHGAASPSGAHCSSTNGEQDFVVSRRLENIRPETPSPSSVMDTRAIQDVSRDMEQLKGLGNLDQIRVPGLHPSMSMKDLVSHFEQRFSEQGTSEVISLSSDELQSLEILEEISRCLFSDTQNMPASDEKSLMTRVNSLCCLLQKDPATAHKSENYGGVAVGGKRTDELISFFPGATCGKKVEDPSTSEDKSNDPAPSMSRKDSMGDLLLNLPRIASLPQFLFNIYEDSDRPAR is encoded by the exons ATGGTTCAATTGATGAGAACAACCATGGAAGAGTCGCCGGAGTTGCAGTGGCATAAAGGGAAGAACGCGGCGGTGAAGCTCGAGTTTGAAGATGCTTTAGATGAAGCATACGGTCCACTCAGCAAGCGATCtaaactttcttcttcttctctacaA CAGCAATTGGTTGTAGAAGCTGATGGTTTTCCAGTACCGCCTTCGCAGTATAACCCGCTTGATGAGCCCAGTCCGTTAGGTTTGAGGCTAAGGAAGAGTCCATCACTGTTGGATTTGATCCAGATGAAGCTTTCTCAGGGGAACAACGCCAAGGTGGGAAATCAAGGGAAGAAGGAGCAGAAGGGGAACTCTGGAACAATTGAGAAACTTAAGGCTTCGAACTTTCCTGCCACAGTTCTAAGAATTGGGAGCTGGGAG TACAAGTCAAGATATGAAGGGGATCTAGTGGCAAAATGTTACTTTGCGAAGCATAAACTTGTTTGGGAAGTCCTTGACGGTGGTCTCAAGAATAAGATCGAAATCCAGTGGTCAGATATTATGGGTTTGAAGGCAAATTACCCTGACGATGGACCTGGAACTTTAGATGTAGTG CTTTCAAGACAACCTCTTTTCTTCAGGGAGACGAATCCACAGCCTAGGAAGCACACTCTTTGGCAAGCAACATCTGATTTTACTGGAGGACAAGCTAGCATGCACAA GCGACATTACTTGCAGATTCCACAAGGCTTGTTAGGAAAGCATTTTGAAAAGCTTATTCAGTGTGATCCCCGTCTTAATTTCCTAAGTCAACAACCAGAGATTATACTTGATTCTCCACATTTCGAAACCAGAATTTCAGTATTTGAAGACCCAAACGTGTGCGAGTCGGAATTTAATCTGAATAATGAGAGAAGTCCTCCCTTTCTTAACTTGCATGGTGCCGCTTCGCCTTCAGGAGCTCATTGTTCTTCAACAAATGGAGAGCAAGACTTTGTTGTTAGTAGACGATTGGAAAACATTCGTCCAGAAACACCTTCACCAAGCTCag TGATGGATACAAGGGCGATTCAAGATGTCAGTAGAGATATGGAGCAGTTGAAAGGCCTTGGCAACCTAGATCAGATCAGAGTGCCTGGTCTTCATCCTTCCATGTCAATGAAAGATTTAGTGAGCCACTTTGAACAACGTTTTTCTGAGCAGGGAACGTCTGAAGTTATAAGCTTGTCCAGTGACGAACTCCAAAGCTTGGAGATACTCGAAGAGATCTCGAGGTGCTTGTTTAGTGACACTCAAAATATGCCAGCATCAGATGAGAAATCCCTCATGACAAGGGTCAATTCTCTGTGCTGTCTTCTTCAGAAGGATCCCGCAACAGCCCATAAGAGTGAGAACTATGGTGGTGTTGCAGTTGGAGGTAAGAGAACTGATGAACTGATCAGTTTCTTTCCCGGAGCAACATGTGGAAAGAAGGTTGAAGATCCTTCCACATCAGAGGACAAATCAAATGATCCAGCTCCTTCAATGTCGAGAAAAGACTCGATGGGGGATCTGTTGCTGAATCTGCCAAGAATCGCGTCGTTGCCTCAGTTTCTCTTCAATATCTATGAAGATTCCGACCGCCCAGCTAGATAG
- the LOC101254582 gene encoding uncharacterized protein isoform X1, which yields MVQLMRTTMEESPELQWHKGKNAAVKLEFEDALDEAYGPLSKRSKLSSSSLQQLVVEADGFPVPPSQYNPLDEPSPLGLRLRKSPSLLDLIQMKLSQGNNAKVGNQGKKEQKGNSGTIEKLKASNFPATVLRIGSWEYKSRYEGDLVAKCYFAKHKLVWEVLDGGLKNKIEIQWSDIMGLKANYPDDGPGTLDVVLSRQPLFFRETNPQPRKHTLWQATSDFTGGQASMHKRHYLQIPQGLLGKHFEKLIQCDPRLNFLSQQPEIILDSPHFETRISVFEDPNVCESEFNLNNERSPPFLNLHGAASPSGAHCSSTNGEQDFVVSRRLENIRPETPSPSSVMDTRAIQDVSRDMEQLKGLGNLDQIRVPGLHPSMSMKDLVSHFEQRFSEQGTSEVISLSSDELQSLEILEEISRCLFSDTQNMPASDEKSLMTRVNSLCCLLQKDPATAHKSENYGGVAVGGKRTDELISFFPGATCGKKVEDPSTSEDKSNDPAPSMSRKDSMGDLLLNLPRIASLPQFLFNIYEDSDRPAR from the exons ATGGTTCAATTGATGAGAACAACCATGGAAGAGTCGCCGGAGTTGCAGTGGCATAAAGGGAAGAACGCGGCGGTGAAGCTCGAGTTTGAAGATGCTTTAGATGAAGCATACGGTCCACTCAGCAAGCGATCtaaactttcttcttcttctctacaA CAATTGGTTGTAGAAGCTGATGGTTTTCCAGTACCGCCTTCGCAGTATAACCCGCTTGATGAGCCCAGTCCGTTAGGTTTGAGGCTAAGGAAGAGTCCATCACTGTTGGATTTGATCCAGATGAAGCTTTCTCAGGGGAACAACGCCAAGGTGGGAAATCAAGGGAAGAAGGAGCAGAAGGGGAACTCTGGAACAATTGAGAAACTTAAGGCTTCGAACTTTCCTGCCACAGTTCTAAGAATTGGGAGCTGGGAG TACAAGTCAAGATATGAAGGGGATCTAGTGGCAAAATGTTACTTTGCGAAGCATAAACTTGTTTGGGAAGTCCTTGACGGTGGTCTCAAGAATAAGATCGAAATCCAGTGGTCAGATATTATGGGTTTGAAGGCAAATTACCCTGACGATGGACCTGGAACTTTAGATGTAGTG CTTTCAAGACAACCTCTTTTCTTCAGGGAGACGAATCCACAGCCTAGGAAGCACACTCTTTGGCAAGCAACATCTGATTTTACTGGAGGACAAGCTAGCATGCACAA GCGACATTACTTGCAGATTCCACAAGGCTTGTTAGGAAAGCATTTTGAAAAGCTTATTCAGTGTGATCCCCGTCTTAATTTCCTAAGTCAACAACCAGAGATTATACTTGATTCTCCACATTTCGAAACCAGAATTTCAGTATTTGAAGACCCAAACGTGTGCGAGTCGGAATTTAATCTGAATAATGAGAGAAGTCCTCCCTTTCTTAACTTGCATGGTGCCGCTTCGCCTTCAGGAGCTCATTGTTCTTCAACAAATGGAGAGCAAGACTTTGTTGTTAGTAGACGATTGGAAAACATTCGTCCAGAAACACCTTCACCAAGCTCag TGATGGATACAAGGGCGATTCAAGATGTCAGTAGAGATATGGAGCAGTTGAAAGGCCTTGGCAACCTAGATCAGATCAGAGTGCCTGGTCTTCATCCTTCCATGTCAATGAAAGATTTAGTGAGCCACTTTGAACAACGTTTTTCTGAGCAGGGAACGTCTGAAGTTATAAGCTTGTCCAGTGACGAACTCCAAAGCTTGGAGATACTCGAAGAGATCTCGAGGTGCTTGTTTAGTGACACTCAAAATATGCCAGCATCAGATGAGAAATCCCTCATGACAAGGGTCAATTCTCTGTGCTGTCTTCTTCAGAAGGATCCCGCAACAGCCCATAAGAGTGAGAACTATGGTGGTGTTGCAGTTGGAGGTAAGAGAACTGATGAACTGATCAGTTTCTTTCCCGGAGCAACATGTGGAAAGAAGGTTGAAGATCCTTCCACATCAGAGGACAAATCAAATGATCCAGCTCCTTCAATGTCGAGAAAAGACTCGATGGGGGATCTGTTGCTGAATCTGCCAAGAATCGCGTCGTTGCCTCAGTTTCTCTTCAATATCTATGAAGATTCCGACCGCCCAGCTAGATAG
- the LOC101254887 gene encoding protein HEADING DATE REPRESSOR 1 isoform X6, with amino-acid sequence MLRLVAGVKNLETPQKQEESPADETPQKQDESPADEKMQESQPSTELSERRKALFEPLEPVTNANGRRPSAETLLPPPDFDAACYPKGWLAGKRRKLVNVDVVESMRRIALQEMNRKDREIDGLNEQLEADAQCLEHLQIQLLEERSKRADVERQNAMLQSQINVLMNMYQDDDDIDGDGTDDS; translated from the exons ATGCTTCGCCTAGTAGCCGGTGTGAAGAACTTGGAAACGCCTCAAAAGCAAGAAGAGTCTCCAGCTGATGAAACACCTCAAAAGCAAGATGAGTCTCCAGCTGATGAAAAGATGCAGGAATCGCAGCCCTCTACTGAACTTTCAGAGCGTAGGAAGGCACTCTTTGAACCATTGGAGCCGGTTACAAATGCAAATGGCCGTAGGCCATCAGCTGAAACTTTGCTACCCCCACCAGACTTTGATGCTGCATGTTACCCCAAAGGTTGGCTGGCTGGAAAGAGACGGAAGCTTGTAAATGTGGATGTTGTTGAAAGTATGCGAAGAATCGCTCTACAGGAAATGAATAGAAAG GATCGCGAAATCGATGGTCTGAATGAACAGCTAGAAGCAGATGCTCAATGCCTGGAACATCTGCAAATACAGCTGCTAGAAGAAAGAAGCAAGCGTGCTGATGTAGAGAGGCAAAATGCTATGTTGCAAAGCCAGATAAATGTGCTTATGAACATGTATCAGGATGACGATGATATTGATGGTGACGGTACAGATGATTCTTAA
- the LOC101254288 gene encoding aspartyl protease family protein At5g10770 → MSIIDLCCVCSSIESFKTMSLCQYSIVFALLFVGAFGYGDNELFLPLTTLQKMHHKHNEPSCSSQKSRSENGAIILEMKHKDYCFRSRGDLNKRLQKRLLADDIRVRSIQSNIKKISSKQVEALSQTTTTTTQIPISSGVTMQTLNYIVTVTLGGRNMTVIVDTGSDLTWVQCQPCRLCYNQPEPLFNPSISPSFQTVACNSSACLSLESATGNSGLCGTNSQTCDYLVSYGDGSYTKGELGQDHLVLGRTLVDNFVFGCGRNNRGLFGLASGLMGLGRSDLSLISQTSDVFGGVFSYCLPSTEAESSGSLIFGGDPSVFKNSTPISYTKMVPNPQLFSFYFLNLSGMTIGGVSVQDSSFGKSGFLIDSGTVITRLPPSIYKAVKAEFLKQFSGYPSVPGYSILDTCFDLSSYEEVNIPTIKVHFEGDAQMEVDVAGVFYFVKNDASQVCLALASLQFEGEIGIIGNFQQRNTRVIYDTKQSQVGFAKETCSFM, encoded by the exons atgtCTATTATAGACCTTTGTTGTGTATGTTCATCTATAGAGAGCTTTAAAACAATGTCACTTTGTCAATATTCCATTGTATTTGCTCTTCTTTTTGTAGGAGCATTTGGTTATGGAGATAATGAACTATTTCTCCCACTCACAACACTTCAAAAGATGCATCACAAACATAATGAGCCAAGTTGTTCATCTCAAAAATCAA GGAGTGAAAATGGAGCAATAATACTGGAAATGAAGCATAAAGATTACTGTTTTAGATCAAGAGGTGACTTGAACAAAAGGCTGCAGAAGAGATTGCTAGCTGATGATATTCGAGTTCGTTCGATACAATCTAATATCAAGAAAATCAGTTCTAAACAAGTTGAGGCTTTATCACagactactactactactactcaAATTCCTATCAGTTCAGGTGTTACAATGCAAACTCTAAATTACATTGTTACTGTGACATTAGGCGGTCGAAATATGACAGTGATTGTGGATACAGGAAGTGATCTTACTTGGGTTCAATGTCAACCTTGTAGATTGTGTTATAATCAACCAGAACCACTTTTCAACCCCTCTATTTCTCCTTCTTTTCAAACAGTTGCATGCAATTCATCGGCCTGTCTGTCTCTTGAATCTGCAACCGGGAATTCAGGATTGTGTGGGACTAATTCACAAACTTGTGATTACCTTGTAAGTTATGGAGATGGATCGTATACGAAAGGTGAGCTTGGACAAGATCATTTGGTTCTTGGAAGAACTTTGGTAGACAATTTTGTTTTCGGGTGTGGGAGGAATAATAGAGGCTTGTTTGGTTTAGCTTCAGGTCTTATGGGACTTGGAAGGAGTGATCTTTCCTTAATATCTCAAACTTCTGATGTGTTTGGAGGTGTTTTCTCCTATTGTTTGCCTTCAACTGAAGCAGAGTCCTCTGGCTCACTTATATTTGGCGGTGATCCTTCGGTTTTCAAGAACTCAACACCAATCTCTTACACTAAAATGGTTCCAAATCCACAGCTTTTTAGCTTCTATTTCCTTAACCTAAGTGGAATGACTATTGGTGGGGTTTCTGTTCAAGATTCAAGTTTTGGGAAAAGTGGATTTCTCATTGATTCGGGCACGGTTATCACAAGGCTCCCACCTTCCATTTACAAAGCTGTCAAGGCTGAGTTCTTGAAACAATTTTCAGGTTACCCTTCAGTACCAGGTTATTCAATTCTTGACACTTGCTTTGATCTCTCTTCGTATGAAGAAGTGAACATTCCCACCATAAAAGTACATTTCGAAGGCGATGCTCAGATGGAAGTTGATGTTGCTGGAGTTTTCTATTTTGTGAAGAATGATGCATCTCAGGTCTGTTTAGCACTGGCAAGCCTGCAATTTGAAGGTGAGATTGGAATTATTGGAAATTTTCAGCAGAGAAACACAAGAGTCATATATGATACAAAACAATCACAAGTTGGATTTGCAAAAGAAACCTGCAGTTTCATGTAG